A window of the Lentibacillus sp. JNUCC-1 genome harbors these coding sequences:
- a CDS encoding NUDIX hydrolase: MADNKFHRAFGVYGIFVEDEELLVINKNGGPYINRFDLPGGSLEDGETLSEAMKREFLEETGIEIEIVKNIGATDFKLPWMWKEFTDVHHIAVYYLVRKIGGKLQTPEQFEGQDSLGAVWVKEKDISFENASPLVLKAFEWLKTEDLGIDANVYTDWQVLK; the protein is encoded by the coding sequence ATGGCCGATAATAAATTTCACAGGGCTTTTGGAGTTTATGGAATATTTGTGGAAGATGAAGAATTGTTAGTTATAAATAAGAATGGTGGACCATACATAAACCGTTTCGATTTACCTGGTGGAAGTTTGGAAGATGGCGAAACTTTATCGGAGGCTATGAAACGAGAATTCCTTGAAGAAACGGGTATTGAAATTGAAATTGTAAAAAACATTGGGGCTACGGATTTTAAGCTGCCTTGGATGTGGAAAGAGTTTACGGATGTCCATCATATTGCCGTCTATTACCTTGTGAGAAAAATTGGCGGGAAATTACAAACACCTGAACAATTTGAGGGGCAGGACTCATTAGGTGCCGTGTGGGTAAAAGAAAAAGATATTTCTTTTGAGAATGCTTCTCCATTAGTTCTAAAAGCGTTTGAATGGTTAAAGACAGAAGACTTGGGAATAGATGCTAATGTTTATACGGATTGGCAGGTTCTAAAATAA
- a CDS encoding ArpU family phage packaging/lysis transcriptional regulator has protein sequence MNFAADIEGVFTREEIESFLRDEQQFYIDYAEENWLNRYFKVKAMSQKTHVPSITSVISDMPGGSNLNHSKTEQFALKSIQASEWLDTLFYAMESLTSAEQKLIEMKYMKKRNDGSRYSDEVIYPQLFIGKTRYYELKKEALEMLGRNLYGLFSERGWS, from the coding sequence ATGAATTTTGCTGCTGATATCGAAGGGGTTTTTACGAGAGAAGAAATAGAATCATTTCTAAGGGATGAACAACAATTTTATATTGACTATGCAGAGGAAAACTGGCTGAACCGATATTTCAAGGTAAAGGCGATGTCACAAAAAACACATGTACCAAGCATTACTTCCGTTATATCAGATATGCCAGGTGGTTCAAATCTTAATCATAGTAAAACAGAGCAATTTGCTCTGAAATCTATTCAAGCTAGTGAGTGGTTAGATACATTATTTTATGCAATGGAGTCGCTTACTTCAGCTGAACAGAAATTAATAGAAATGAAGTACATGAAGAAGCGTAATGATGGGTCCAGGTACAGTGATGAAGTCATTTATCCTCAATTGTTTATCGGAAAGACAAGATACTATGAGCTAAAAAAGGAAGCTTTAGAAATGCTGGGCAGAAATTTATATGGTTTATTTAGCGAGAGAGGATGGTCGTAA